The Amycolatopsis mongoliensis genome includes a window with the following:
- a CDS encoding DUF5988 family protein — MGSAEPTVKVTLKGAPDGMPETVLVRFAELSHARLKIPFGAGYEHFVPESPALGVPEDGAVFVWCDRTKFAE; from the coding sequence ATGGGCTCTGCCGAGCCGACCGTGAAAGTGACCTTGAAGGGAGCACCCGACGGAATGCCCGAAACCGTGCTCGTCCGCTTCGCCGAACTCTCTCACGCCCGGTTGAAGATCCCGTTCGGGGCGGGCTACGAGCACTTCGTCCCCGAAAGCCCCGCCCTCGGAGTACCGGAAGACGGCGCTGTCTTCGTTTGGTGCGACCGCACGAAGTT
- a CDS encoding ABC transporter permease: protein MSGRVGPADAVRHGLILAGRGVLKIRRNPEHLVDVTVQPLLFLVMFGYLFGGAIAGSPGAYLQDLVPGLMVPSVLMATLSAGVGLNSDAGSGVFDRFRSMPIARSAPLTGVVLAGAVRYVVAIAVLLGAGAVLGFRVRTGPLEVLAATAVLVTAGLCFCWVTVFLGMVLRDRDAVQGSAVALFMPLVFASNVFVPAATMPGWLRAWSGVNPVSLLADVVRGLLSGGPVAGPLTGALAWSAGVLGVFFPLAIRAYHRRVG, encoded by the coding sequence ATGAGCGGCCGGGTCGGTCCGGCGGACGCCGTGCGGCACGGGCTCATCCTGGCCGGGCGAGGCGTGCTCAAGATCCGCCGCAACCCCGAGCACCTGGTCGACGTCACCGTCCAGCCACTGCTGTTCCTGGTCATGTTCGGGTACCTGTTCGGCGGTGCCATCGCCGGCAGCCCGGGCGCCTACCTGCAGGACCTGGTGCCGGGGCTGATGGTGCCGAGCGTGCTGATGGCCACCCTCTCGGCCGGTGTCGGCCTGAACAGCGACGCGGGCAGCGGCGTGTTCGACCGGTTCCGGAGCATGCCGATCGCCCGGTCGGCCCCGCTGACCGGGGTGGTGCTCGCCGGCGCGGTCCGTTACGTCGTGGCGATCGCGGTGCTGCTGGGAGCGGGTGCGGTCCTGGGGTTCCGCGTGCGGACCGGTCCGCTGGAAGTGCTGGCCGCGACGGCGGTCCTGGTGACCGCCGGGCTGTGCTTCTGCTGGGTCACCGTGTTCCTCGGCATGGTGCTGCGGGACCGGGACGCGGTGCAGGGCAGTGCCGTCGCGCTGTTCATGCCGCTGGTGTTCGCGAGCAACGTCTTCGTCCCGGCCGCGACCATGCCCGGCTGGCTGCGGGCCTGGTCCGGGGTCAACCCGGTGAGCCTGCTCGCCGACGTCGTGCGGGGCCTGCTGAGCGGCGGGCCGGTCGCGGGCCCGCTCACCGGTGCGCTGGCCTGGTCGGCCGGCGTGCTCGGAGTGTTCTTCCCCCTGGCGATCCGCGCCTACCACCGGCGCGTCGGATGA